The Bernardetia litoralis DSM 6794 genome includes a window with the following:
- a CDS encoding BspA family leucine-rich repeat surface protein → MKYILLPILSKTKRIVVFNFLLFFTLFCLGQNVNAQITGDFRTSGAVTFSAATNWQRYDGTNWITATNAPTASDGAILINGPHTAQVTTSITLDQLSVDGILQINNSATLTLADGAGDDLFVRNRLFFQATGTIAGAGQLVFYKQAIIKTANVGGVSASITSTTPTFTAGVSYEFNGTAAQSTGFAGLTITNPLHFKFENIAGVTIDANLTITGTLISLNNVPITIGAGVTSFTANAIYNGGSLDNCVGATLTPAFESTDWASPKGIYQSPDNSEPTLEATSIHTNSNKTTAHIYWIKSGSGNNRIVVLKAGSAVNTNAPIDNITYTANTAFGTGTALDGGFVVYNGKGSQVDITGLTEGTTYHVTIFEYNKDCGSNQNYKTGTPLTTSFVASERPFRTTWVTTDGATPNTGKITIPTTGTGYNYNITWINLTNTGVGDGSVTGITTNNYQITGLANNDTYEIAITGAFPRFYMNNNATEKAKLQTIEEWGTQVWTSMGKAFWRCSNLTYNATDIPNLSNVTDMSYMFSSCSNFNGNIGNWDTQNVTDMSSMFSNAITFNQDIENWNTAAVTNMSNMFSGCTNFNRNIGNWDTQNVTDMSSMFSNAITFNQDIGNWNTISVTDMSFMFQVATAFNQNIGNWNTQNVINMYGLFSSATNFNQNIGSWNTGAVIHMLWMFADASAFNQDIGNWNTQAATNMSYMFREATAFNQDIGNWNTQAVTNMGGMFQNATAFNQDIGNWNTQNVINMYGLFSSATNFNQNIGSWNTGAVIHMLWMFADASAFNQDIGNWNTQAVTNMGGMFQNATVFNQNIGDWNTQAVTNMSDMFQNATAFNQDIGAWNISNVTHSPSSPPFSSSMENMLNDSGINTANYDATLIGWAAQTVNTGVQLGSAGLNYCAGEAARNTLETNGWTISGDSKMCPATINLLGNTNAITSGNNTPSTTNNTDFGQTPFQKTLTYTIQNTGATDLTVSSIGITNGNVGEFVVSGFTPNTVIATGNDITFSIAFNPYILGIRNATVSIVNDDADENPYTYAIRAEGVPEVNLAGNSSAIASGSSATETNNFTDLGRTPLQPITKTFYVQNVGVNYINVSSIVSSNPSFTISNVAPTFAIPAFSEVGFDVTFTPTTESIQNSTITISNDDIDEATYTFVVKGEGFCPVTTNISASTTPILPNQVGSIRLETQIGANYQLQNVSASNANVGNSIEGTGDVIYLQTPILTTSADFRVVATRGLDCGNQILNTVTIPVLFASFGYTQSEINNCNPSSSLADIDVSITGSNYLWSNSTTNQDLTDVTNGIYSLTIDAETLPVIVGTPVKWKNPIQATLTNEGRIKANGIYGWGNEAAAISSSKLEGGQTGGFTFVVEDMATISDVMIGFAKQNNNASYRSLQNTFYITPSGELYLYWNNTYNYLLTNVAVVLGDRLTITREGQAIKYYHNTTLLYTDTQISNSTDDLVVDIALTKGTSPQVWFSKCDNSFEIIYQQTAFDDCTTPTKEGSITLLPQGGTAPYTYLWSNGAAAIQSPTNMETGITFAQVSDTYSSHSLPVIIGNPVIWDMQGLGTGSLLSTGAISATASPDNLDAGITYRYEPEQIEYMVGLSAYNTDPNWTSLQYAVYAYEDVMAIYESGNLITSYSGIKKNDRITIMRERNQILYYKNNQEMHRTTTSLPLALHADVSIWGENTPTVYASFCTGTAANLQLSYTQTAIDDCTTGANEGAVTLQGEGGSTAYSYMWTGGSTDNPRTALQRGLYEVTLTSGAATTVHPIVVGGLVNWSDLTPNTTQISGALTATATFNWTNPAGGLSTNRLAANTDGGISYIIPSLTGVGNYQIGLSSTSATTASWGGQEHSVWIGSYNRMMLYESGVQVGIFDVVTTGDRISIIRRNGKIEYYLNNELIHTTNGVTQELAADIAVIEGSSPAVYASFCNTGFRIANKVKETKEETNFGEDTFKIYPNPSTGIFKVHFGTVLSENTQVTIFDGIGRKITTQTFEKGNQDFDVNLKNQAKGMYLIHFNQNGATYSKQIIIE, encoded by the coding sequence ATGAAATACATCCTTCTACCAATTTTGAGTAAGACAAAAAGAATCGTTGTTTTTAACTTCTTACTCTTTTTTACTTTGTTTTGTTTGGGACAAAACGTAAATGCACAAATCACAGGCGACTTTCGTACATCTGGAGCAGTAACTTTCTCGGCTGCCACAAACTGGCAACGCTACGACGGTACAAACTGGATAACTGCCACCAACGCACCAACTGCATCAGATGGAGCAATTTTGATAAATGGACCTCACACAGCACAAGTTACTACAAGCATTACACTAGACCAACTTTCGGTTGATGGAATCTTACAAATAAATAACAGTGCTACCCTCACTCTTGCAGATGGAGCAGGAGATGACCTTTTTGTTAGAAACCGACTATTTTTCCAAGCAACAGGAACGATTGCAGGAGCAGGACAGCTCGTCTTCTACAAACAAGCCATTATCAAAACGGCAAATGTAGGAGGGGTTTCGGCTTCTATCACTAGCACAACACCTACTTTTACAGCAGGAGTAAGCTATGAGTTTAACGGAACGGCTGCACAAAGCACAGGTTTTGCAGGACTTACGATAACAAACCCACTACATTTTAAATTTGAAAATATAGCAGGAGTTACCATAGATGCAAACCTCACTATCACAGGAACACTTATCAGCCTCAATAACGTACCGATTACAATAGGTGCAGGCGTAACTTCATTTACAGCCAATGCCATTTACAATGGAGGAAGTCTTGATAACTGCGTAGGAGCGACCCTAACACCAGCCTTCGAAAGCACAGACTGGGCAAGCCCGAAAGGAATCTACCAAAGTCCAGATAACAGCGAACCAACCCTAGAAGCAACTTCTATCCACACCAACAGCAATAAAACCACAGCTCACATCTACTGGATAAAAAGTGGAAGTGGAAACAACCGTATTGTAGTCTTGAAAGCAGGTTCGGCAGTAAACACAAACGCACCAATAGACAATATCACTTATACAGCCAATACAGCTTTTGGAACAGGAACAGCCTTAGATGGTGGTTTTGTAGTCTATAATGGTAAAGGAAGTCAAGTAGATATTACAGGGCTGACCGAAGGAACAACCTACCACGTAACTATATTTGAATACAACAAAGATTGTGGCAGCAACCAAAACTATAAAACAGGAACACCACTTACGACTTCTTTTGTGGCAAGTGAACGACCGTTTCGCACTACGTGGGTTACTACTGATGGAGCAACACCTAATACTGGAAAAATTACTATTCCTACTACTGGTACAGGCTACAACTATAATATTACGTGGATAAATCTTACCAATACAGGCGTAGGAGATGGCTCTGTAACAGGAATAACTACTAATAACTATCAAATCACAGGACTAGCAAACAATGATACATATGAAATAGCCATTACTGGAGCTTTTCCTCGTTTTTATATGAATAATAACGCTACTGAAAAGGCTAAACTGCAAACCATCGAAGAATGGGGAACACAAGTTTGGACAAGTATGGGTAAAGCCTTTTGGAGATGTTCAAACCTAACTTATAATGCCACTGATATTCCTAACTTGAGTAATGTAACAGATATGAGTTATATGTTTAGTAGTTGTAGTAATTTCAACGGAAATATAGGTAATTGGGATACGCAAAATGTTACTGATATGTCTAGTATGTTTAGTAATGCTATTACTTTTAATCAAGATATTGAAAACTGGAATACAGCTGCTGTTACAAATATGTCTAATATGTTTTCTGGATGCACCAATTTCAACAGAAATATAGGTAATTGGGATACGCAAAATGTTACTGATATGTCCAGTATGTTTAGTAATGCTATTACTTTTAATCAAGATATTGGAAACTGGAATACAATATCAGTCACAGACATGAGTTTTATGTTTCAGGTTGCTACTGCTTTTAACCAAAATATTGGAAACTGGAATACACAAAACGTTATAAATATGTATGGTTTATTTAGCTCTGCTACTAATTTTAATCAAAACATAGGAAGTTGGAATACTGGGGCAGTTATACATATGCTTTGGATGTTTGCTGATGCCTCTGCCTTCAATCAAGATATTGGGAACTGGAATACACAGGCAGCGACAAATATGTCTTATATGTTTCGTGAAGCTACTGCCTTCAATCAAGATATTGGAAACTGGAATACACAGGCAGTAACGAATATGGGTGGCATGTTTCAAAATGCAACGGCATTCAATCAAGATATTGGAAACTGGAATACGCAAAACGTTATAAATATGTATGGTTTATTTAGCTCTGCTACTAATTTTAATCAAAACATAGGGAGTTGGAATACTGGGGCAGTTATACATATGCTTTGGATGTTTGCTGATGCCTCTGCCTTCAATCAAGATATTGGGAACTGGAATACACAGGCAGTAACGAATATGGGTGGCATGTTTCAAAATGCAACGGTATTTAATCAAAACATTGGAGACTGGAATACACAGGCAGTGACAAATATGTCTGATATGTTTCAAAATGCAACGGCATTCAATCAAGATATTGGGGCGTGGAATATAAGTAATGTAACACATAGTCCAAGCTCACCTCCCTTTTCAAGTAGTATGGAAAATATGCTAAATGATTCAGGTATAAACACAGCCAACTACGACGCAACTCTAATAGGCTGGGCAGCACAAACTGTAAATACAGGCGTACAGCTAGGTTCAGCAGGGCTAAACTACTGTGCAGGAGAAGCAGCAAGAAATACACTTGAAACTAATGGATGGACAATAAGTGGAGATAGTAAGATGTGTCCTGCGACTATAAACCTCCTAGGCAACACCAACGCTATCACAAGTGGAAACAACACACCAAGTACTACCAATAATACCGATTTCGGACAAACACCTTTCCAAAAAACACTCACTTATACCATTCAGAATACAGGTGCAACAGATTTGACTGTTTCTTCTATTGGCATTACAAATGGAAATGTAGGCGAGTTTGTAGTAAGTGGTTTTACTCCTAATACAGTTATTGCAACAGGAAATGATATTACTTTTAGCATTGCTTTCAATCCATATATTTTGGGTATTCGTAATGCAACCGTTTCTATTGTGAATGATGATGCCGATGAAAATCCTTATACTTATGCTATTCGTGCTGAAGGAGTTCCAGAGGTAAATCTTGCAGGAAACTCAAGTGCTATTGCAAGTGGCTCTAGTGCTACTGAAACTAATAATTTTACAGACTTAGGAAGAACACCTCTACAGCCTATCACAAAAACATTCTATGTTCAAAATGTAGGGGTTAATTATATCAATGTCAGTAGTATCGTTTCTTCAAATCCTTCGTTTACTATCTCAAATGTAGCTCCTACTTTTGCAATTCCTGCTTTTTCAGAAGTAGGTTTTGATGTTACTTTCACGCCAACAACTGAAAGTATTCAAAATTCTACTATCACAATCAGCAACGATGATATAGATGAGGCTACTTATACTTTTGTAGTAAAAGGAGAAGGCTTTTGTCCTGTTACAACAAATATTTCAGCTTCTACTACACCTATTTTGCCAAATCAAGTAGGTTCTATTCGCTTGGAAACACAAATTGGAGCAAACTATCAACTTCAAAATGTAAGTGCTAGTAATGCAAACGTAGGAAATAGTATTGAGGGAACAGGTGATGTAATCTACCTTCAAACGCCTATTCTGACTACTTCTGCTGATTTTAGAGTAGTGGCTACTCGTGGTTTGGATTGTGGTAATCAAATTTTGAATACTGTTACCATTCCTGTTTTATTTGCTTCTTTTGGTTACACACAAAGCGAAATAAATAATTGTAACCCATCTAGTTCTCTAGCTGATATCGATGTTTCAATTACTGGAAGTAATTATTTATGGAGCAATTCTACTACCAATCAAGATTTGACAGATGTAACTAACGGAATTTATTCACTTACCATTGATGCAGAAACTCTACCTGTAATTGTAGGAACTCCTGTAAAGTGGAAAAATCCTATTCAAGCTACTCTTACAAATGAAGGAAGAATAAAAGCAAACGGAATATATGGTTGGGGGAATGAAGCAGCAGCAATTTCTTCTTCAAAATTAGAAGGAGGGCAAACAGGTGGATTCACCTTTGTAGTAGAAGATATGGCTACTATTTCTGATGTAATGATTGGATTTGCCAAACAAAATAATAATGCTTCTTATCGTTCATTACAAAATACATTTTACATAACACCTAGTGGAGAGCTTTATTTGTATTGGAACAATACATATAATTACTTACTCACAAATGTAGCTGTTGTTTTAGGTGATCGTTTGACAATTACAAGAGAAGGACAAGCTATAAAATATTATCACAATACAACACTTCTTTATACAGATACACAAATTTCAAATTCAACAGATGATTTGGTGGTTGATATTGCACTTACAAAAGGAACAAGTCCTCAAGTTTGGTTTTCTAAATGTGATAATTCATTTGAAATAATCTACCAACAAACAGCTTTTGATGACTGTACAACACCCACAAAAGAAGGAAGTATAACACTTTTACCTCAAGGTGGAACTGCTCCTTATACCTATTTATGGTCAAATGGTGCAGCAGCTATTCAAAGCCCTACCAATATGGAAACAGGAATTACGTTTGCTCAAGTTTCTGATACATATTCGTCGCATTCTTTACCTGTAATAATTGGAAACCCTGTAATTTGGGATATGCAAGGTTTGGGAACAGGTTCACTTCTTAGTACAGGAGCGATTTCAGCAACAGCTTCTCCTGATAACCTAGATGCTGGAATTACTTATAGATATGAGCCTGAACAAATAGAGTACATGGTCGGATTATCTGCCTATAATACAGATCCTAACTGGACAAGTTTGCAATATGCAGTTTATGCTTATGAAGATGTAATGGCTATTTATGAGAGTGGAAATTTGATTACTTCTTATAGTGGAATAAAGAAAAATGACCGTATTACAATTATGAGAGAAAGAAACCAAATTTTGTATTACAAAAATAACCAAGAAATGCACCGTACAACGACTTCATTACCTCTTGCTTTGCATGCAGATGTAAGTATTTGGGGTGAAAACACACCTACAGTTTATGCTTCTTTCTGCACAGGAACAGCAGCTAATTTACAATTATCTTATACACAAACAGCCATTGATGATTGTACTACAGGAGCAAATGAAGGAGCTGTAACTCTACAAGGTGAGGGTGGAAGTACAGCTTATTCATATATGTGGACTGGTGGTTCAACAGATAACCCAAGAACAGCACTGCAAAGAGGACTCTACGAAGTAACATTGACAAGTGGTGCAGCCACAACTGTTCATCCTATTGTAGTAGGAGGGTTAGTAAACTGGTCTGATTTAACACCAAATACAACACAAATTTCAGGTGCATTAACAGCAACAGCAACATTTAACTGGACAAACCCTGCTGGTGGATTATCTACAAACAGATTAGCAGCCAATACAGATGGTGGAATTAGTTATATAATCCCTTCTCTTACTGGTGTAGGAAACTATCAAATTGGACTTTCTTCTACTTCTGCAACAACAGCTAGTTGGGGTGGACAAGAACATAGTGTTTGGATAGGGTCTTATAATCGTATGATGCTTTATGAAAGTGGAGTACAAGTGGGAATTTTTGATGTTGTAACAACAGGAGATAGAATTTCTATTATCAGAAGAAATGGAAAAATAGAATACTATCTAAATAATGAACTTATCCATACCACAAATGGAGTAACTCAAGAGCTTGCTGCTGATATTGCAGTAATAGAAGGTTCTTCACCTGCTGTGTATGCTTCATTCTGTAATACTGGGTTTAGAATTGCAAATAAAGTAAAAGAAACAAAAGAGGAAACTAATTTTGGAGAAGATACTTTCAAAATCTATCCTAATCCTAGTACAGGAATATTCAAAGTACACTTTGGAACAGTTCTTTCAGAAAATACACAAGTAACTATTTTTGATGGAATTGGCAGAAAAATAACTACACAGACTTTTGAAAAAGGAAATCAAGATTTTGATGTGAACCTTAAAAATCAAGCAAAAGGAATGTACCTTATTCATTTTAATCAAAATGGTGCTACTTATTCCAAACAAATTATTATTGAATAA